A genomic region of Corticium candelabrum chromosome 6, ooCorCand1.1, whole genome shotgun sequence contains the following coding sequences:
- the LOC134180813 gene encoding uncharacterized protein K02A2.6-like, whose protein sequence is MSHPWIYPDAPWTRLHVDFAEFKGKQYLVVIDAFTKWPEVHELGIHATTTQKVEALRRSFSCHGIPQRHQRTPPYHPASNGQAERFVQELKKSLKMRPPDRSISHQISLLLLKYRTTPNTTTGKTPSELLMKRELRHDRQSERYEEATKYVRNLNPGDTVAVLNTRRDGRGKWLTEIILQRLGPTNYMVNVNNHLRYVHIEHIRRRDERSVPTVIETSDEADTEATTDITSNPRPTLEQTGQTEPTSPVREAQQAEEPVTIAIPSLAEGATAEVRGTSSGTDRRYPVRVNRQLPFRYRQS, encoded by the exons ATGTCACATCCATGGATCTACCCAGATGCGCCCTGGACTCGCCTTCATGTGGATTTTGCAGAGTTCAAGGGAAAGCAATACCTTGTGGTAATTGATGCATTTACCAAGTGGCCGGAAGTCCACGAGCTCGGAATACATGCCACTACGACTCAGAAAGTTGAAGCATTGAGGAGGTCATTCAGCTGCCATGGAATCCCTCAAAG ACATCAAAGGACACCTCCGTATCACCCTGCTTCGAATGGGCAGGCAGAACGGTTCGTGCAGGAGCTCAAGAAGTCTCTGAAGATGAGGCCACCAGATCGGTCAATTAGTCATCAGATTTCGTTACTGTTGTTGAAATATCGAACAACCCCAAACACTACTACTGGGAAGACACCATCAGAACTACTGATGAAACGTGAGCTGAGACACG ACAGGCAAAGTGAGAGATACGAAGAAGCAACAAAATACGTTAGAAATCTCAACCCAGGAGACACGGTGGCAGTCCTCAACACACGTCGAGATGGCCGAGGGAAATGGCTGACAGAAATCATCCTACAGCGCTTGGGACCAACAAATTACATGGTGAACGTGAACAATCACCTCCGATATGTTCATATCGAACATATCAGGAGACGAGATGAAAGGAGTGTACCTACTGTCATAGAGACATCAGATGAGGCGGATACTGAAGCAACTACAGATATTACTTCTAATCCACGACCAACACTTGAACAGACAGGACAAACAGAACCTACTAGTCCAGTGAGAGAAGcacaacaagcagaagaacCTGTTACAATAGCCATACCATCTCTTGCTGAGGGAGCTACAGCCGAAGTAAGAGGAACATCAAGTGGAACTGATCGACGTTATCCAGTTCGAGTCAATCGTCAGTTACCCTTCCGATATAGACAAAGCTAA